Proteins encoded in a region of the Zea mays cultivar B73 chromosome 4, Zm-B73-REFERENCE-NAM-5.0, whole genome shotgun sequence genome:
- the LOC100384011 gene encoding Cytochrome P450 99A2-like precursor has product MLSATALLLFLLLLVSVIALLVSSNHGNHNTGTKSKKKRPPGPWRLPFIGSIHHLLTSQPQATLRDLAQKHGPVMYLRLGQVDTVVVSSPAVAQVVLRDKDINFASRPYPYLLATEIIGYGGHGFALAPYGAYWRALRKLCMLELLSARKVRQLAPIRDNETMSLVREIRHRSCANYITGLATFGDRFSSEHKAKFLSVMAVVLSSGSGFCVSDLFPSMRFLDVATGMRRRLQVAHEQLDQVLDQIIEACEARQKVKNAEAAEDDDIVSTMLRIKDEEEFDFPFNITHIKAVIIDLFIGGTETTSSMAEWVMSELMRNPEAMDKAQAEVRRALDSKNPGDHESLLGCLSYTGMVIKETMRLHPSLPLLLPRLCREDCDVGGFEVPKGTRVIVNSWAMARSPELWDEAEEFRPDRFVASTTDYKGTQFEYLPFGSGRRMCPGMGFGLVTLELIVVRLLYYFDWSLPAGIRAEELDMDTTVGATARRTRQLHLVAMPNEEAMEI; this is encoded by the exons ATGCTAAGCGCGACGGCCCTCCTCCTCTTCTTGCTCCTCCTCGTCTCTGTGATTGCTCTTCTTGTATCATCAAATCATGGCAACCACAATACTGGAACGAAATCAAAGAAGAAGCGCCCTCCTGGCCCATGGCGACTCCCGTTCATCGGAAGCATCCACCACCTGCTCACCTCGCAGCCGCAGGCCACTCTCCGCGACCTGGCCCAGAAGCATGGCCCTGTGATGTACCTCCGGCTGGGCCAAGTGGACACCGTGGTGGTCTCGTCGCCGGCGGTTGCGCAGGTGGTGCTCCGTGACAAAGACATCAACTTCGCGTCGCGGCCGTACCCGTACCTGCTCGCCACGGAGATCATCGGCTACGGCGGCCACGGCTTCGCCTTGGCTCCCTACGGGGCCTACTGGAGGGCGCTGCGCAAGCTGTGCATGCTGGAGCTCCTCAGCGCGCGCAAGGTGAGGCAGCTCGCACCCATCAGGGACAACGAGACCATGTCCCTCGTCAGGGAGATCCGCCACCGTTCCTGTGCTAACTACATCACTGGGCTGGCGACCTTCGGAGACCGCTTCAGCAGCGAGCACAAGGCGAAATTCCTGTCAGTGATGGCGGTCGTGCTGAGCAGCGGCTCCGGTTTCTGCGTCTCCGACCTCTTCCCATCGATGCGGTTCCTGGACGTCGCCACCGGGATGCGACGCCGCCTGCAGGTGGCGCATGAGCAGCTCGACCAGGTGCTGGACCAAATCATCGAGGCGTGCGAGGCGAGGCAGAAGGTCAAGAATGCTGAGGCGGCGGAAGACGACGATATTGTGAGCACCATGCTTAGAATCAAAGATGAGGAGGAGTTCGACTTCCCGTTCAACATCACACACATCAAGGCAGTCATCATT GATTTATTCATAGGAGGCACCGAGACGACTTCGTCTATGGCTGAGTGGGTCATGTCCGAGCTCATGAGGAACCcggaagccatggacaaggcccaAGCAGAGGTTCGGCGAGCACTCGACAGCAAGAACCCAGGCGACCATGAGTCCCTCCTGGGCTGCCTGAGCTACACCGGTATGGTGATCAAGGAGACGATGAGGCTGCACCCATCACTCCCGCTCCTGCTTCCCCGCCTCTGCCGCGAGGACTGCGACGTCGGCGGGTTCGAGGTGCCCAAAGGAACCAGAGTGATCGTCAACTCGTGGGCGATGGCTAGAAGCCCAGAGCTCTGGGACGAAGCCGAGGAGTTCAGGCCCGACAGGTTCGTGGCAAGCACGACGGATTACAAGGGGACGCAGTTTGAGTACTTGCCGTTCGGCAGCGGGAGGAGGATGTGTCCTGGCATGGGCTTCGGACTGGTCACGCTCGAGCTCATCGTGGTGCGCCTCCTCTACTACTTCGACTGGAGCCTTCCAGCTGGGATCCGCGCCGAGGAGCTGGACATGGACACCACGGTTGGAGCGACAGCAAGGAGAACAAGACAGTTGCACCTTGTGGCGATGCCTAACGAGGAAGCCATGGAAATTTGA